One stretch of Alcaligenes aquatilis DNA includes these proteins:
- a CDS encoding phage regulatory CII family protein: MTRRFSSLNWRDALYSAVRQAPGGVGAAALFLSDRRGLSIHPESLRRKLTGGEQLDIDMAFLLTEWLDELADCRESARDWLIAAAQQGGLHVVDLPPEPVGGFENEAGALNEKALKAAAELGEMCSAITGTTADGRVTHEERERVVAKALDLIRLCFRIIRNVTRWHRKEVSV, from the coding sequence ATGACAAGACGTTTTTCTTCCTTGAACTGGCGAGACGCGCTCTACAGTGCCGTCCGTCAGGCCCCAGGCGGCGTTGGCGCGGCTGCCTTGTTTCTCTCTGACCGGCGCGGCCTGTCGATTCATCCCGAGTCACTGCGCCGGAAACTGACCGGTGGTGAGCAACTGGACATTGACATGGCCTTCTTGCTGACCGAGTGGCTCGATGAGCTGGCCGACTGCCGGGAAAGCGCACGGGACTGGCTCATCGCTGCTGCTCAGCAGGGAGGCCTGCATGTAGTTGATCTACCACCTGAGCCGGTAGGGGGATTCGAGAACGAGGCCGGTGCTCTGAACGAGAAGGCGCTCAAAGCAGCCGCTGAGCTTGGCGAAATGTGTAGCGCCATCACCGGCACCACAGCCGACGGTCGTGTGACTCATGAGGAGCGGGAGCGTGTGGTGGCCAAAGCCTTGGATCTGATCCGCCTGTGCTTTCGCATCATCCGCAACGTGACCCGCTGGCACCGCAAGGAGGTCTCAGTATGA
- a CDS encoding DUF968 domain-containing protein has protein sequence MKKTEWPQRTQLQRRQALKRSAFKAKPKQKKGLSMPLVVAKMAGTLFKHQPKPPAVFRSEQHLKNVAALPCANCGLEKRSQAAHMNGVEFGKGLGLKVSDALVFPLCADGFLRRGCHGLHDQGGIYDKGTAVGLQLTWLQNTRDELKRLGQWPEQADRDVETFVGAYLRRQLA, from the coding sequence ATGAAGAAAACAGAATGGCCACAGCGCACCCAGTTGCAGCGTCGCCAGGCACTCAAGCGCAGTGCATTCAAAGCCAAGCCCAAACAGAAGAAGGGCCTGAGCATGCCTCTAGTCGTAGCCAAGATGGCAGGAACTCTTTTCAAGCACCAGCCCAAACCGCCAGCCGTATTCCGCTCTGAGCAGCATTTAAAGAATGTAGCGGCATTACCCTGCGCCAATTGTGGCCTAGAGAAGCGCTCACAAGCAGCGCACATGAATGGGGTTGAGTTCGGTAAAGGCTTGGGCCTAAAGGTCTCAGACGCTTTGGTTTTTCCGCTCTGCGCTGATGGCTTCCTGCGTCGGGGTTGCCATGGACTCCATGACCAAGGCGGCATCTACGACAAAGGTACAGCCGTGGGATTGCAGCTTACTTGGCTGCAGAACACACGCGATGAATTGAAACGCTTGGGCCAATGGCCTGAGCAAGCCGACCGCGACGTAGAGACGTTCGTGGGGGCGTATTTAAGGAGGCAACTGGCATGA
- a CDS encoding ATP-binding protein: MNALAAGKDPKAMIEDEIRRIQAGVAADRAKTISHSILSRAAIPPRFANRRLSNYLPTCPEAAKALQVAQQYADTFQQAMGSGRSLIFIGNVGAGKTHLAVGIAHEVMQQGYSALFTSVMGAVRSIKETYGRRELTESQAIARLVEPDLLILDEVGVQFSSDTERLYLFEILNGRYESMRPTIVISNLDMAGIKDCLGQRVFDRLREGDGRAVTFAWDSYRGRG; this comes from the coding sequence ATGAACGCTCTTGCGGCTGGCAAGGACCCAAAGGCCATGATCGAGGACGAGATCCGACGCATTCAGGCAGGTGTGGCGGCAGATCGGGCGAAGACGATATCGCATTCGATTCTGTCCCGTGCCGCCATCCCACCTCGCTTTGCCAATCGTCGCCTGAGCAACTATCTGCCCACTTGTCCGGAAGCGGCCAAGGCTTTGCAGGTTGCCCAGCAGTACGCGGACACGTTCCAGCAGGCCATGGGTTCTGGACGCAGCCTGATTTTCATCGGCAACGTGGGGGCGGGCAAGACTCACCTGGCCGTGGGCATTGCTCATGAGGTGATGCAACAGGGCTATTCGGCACTGTTTACTTCGGTCATGGGGGCGGTACGCAGCATCAAGGAAACCTACGGGCGCCGTGAGCTGACCGAGTCTCAGGCCATTGCCCGCCTGGTTGAGCCTGACCTGCTGATTCTGGACGAGGTCGGTGTGCAGTTCAGCAGCGATACCGAGCGCTTGTATCTGTTCGAAATCCTGAATGGCCGGTACGAGAGCATGCGGCCCACCATCGTGATCAGCAATCTGGACATGGCTGGCATCAAGGACTGCCTGGGCCAACGTGTCTTTGACCGATTACGCGAGGGAGACGGTCGGGCTGTGACGTTTGCCTGGGATAGCTACCGGGGGCGTGGATGA
- a CDS encoding endonuclease yields MSEVTGLALLLPWPDMRLMPNRKNGRHWGGVQSAKEQARRDGRVTAVVELGRRRFIGGDRIPVKVTFMSPDRRGRDLDNLLACIKPQIDGIAKALGVDDKRFRPLIVDDGLDPAKRGYLKIEVGNV; encoded by the coding sequence ATGAGTGAAGTAACGGGTTTGGCTCTATTGCTGCCTTGGCCGGATATGCGGCTGATGCCTAATCGCAAGAACGGTCGACACTGGGGCGGCGTCCAGTCAGCCAAGGAGCAGGCCAGGCGCGACGGGCGTGTGACGGCAGTCGTAGAGCTTGGTCGGCGGCGCTTTATCGGCGGGGACCGCATCCCAGTGAAAGTGACTTTCATGTCACCAGACCGCAGAGGGCGCGACCTGGACAACCTGCTGGCCTGCATCAAGCCGCAAATTGACGGCATCGCCAAAGCCCTTGGGGTGGATGACAAACGGTTTCGACCGCTGATTGTTGATGATGGATTGGACCCAGCTAAGCGCGGGTATCTGAAGATTGAAGTGGGGAATGTATGA
- a CDS encoding DUF1492 domain-containing protein, which yields MKSQIEILLGEWGRWKRGENRSVLGYPKKAAFMVMRVDGGTHMDPSEFVSDKEVERLDVEVNAIHPEYRAILSMHYVRPGAIKEKLERLNISRALYYFRLEFATKQLAFQMGFVPPGVSAAQQGAAARGT from the coding sequence ATGAAATCGCAGATTGAAATCTTGCTGGGTGAGTGGGGCCGCTGGAAGCGTGGTGAGAATCGGAGTGTATTGGGCTATCCGAAAAAAGCGGCTTTCATGGTCATGCGGGTGGATGGCGGTACTCACATGGACCCATCAGAGTTTGTGTCCGATAAAGAAGTAGAGCGCTTGGACGTGGAGGTAAATGCTATACACCCGGAATATCGAGCAATTCTGTCCATGCATTATGTCCGGCCAGGGGCTATCAAGGAGAAATTGGAACGACTGAATATCTCCAGAGCGCTGTATTACTTCCGGCTGGAGTTCGCGACCAAGCAGCTGGCGTTTCAGATGGGGTTTGTGCCACCTGGTGTATCGGCAGCTCAACAGGGGGCTGCAGCGCGAGGCACGTAG
- a CDS encoding terminase small subunit has product MIDLDKKITQARFAQVVGITQPAVSGLLAQGVLTVGDNAGNWLLSYCGHLREIAAGRTRQSDDSIDLVSEKARLAAAQADKIEMENNVKKGELAPVAVLEEVLVRAGGKIAAQLDTIPASLKRRIPSLTDSDIGFVRREIAKARNAVANLNLEDVEADENEAK; this is encoded by the coding sequence ATGATTGATCTAGATAAAAAAATCACCCAGGCCAGGTTTGCTCAAGTTGTGGGCATTACTCAGCCTGCTGTCAGTGGCTTGCTTGCTCAAGGAGTCTTAACGGTGGGCGACAACGCCGGAAACTGGCTCTTGTCGTACTGTGGGCATTTGCGTGAGATAGCGGCTGGTCGCACCCGTCAGTCTGACGACTCAATTGATCTGGTCTCTGAGAAGGCGAGATTGGCTGCCGCCCAGGCAGACAAGATTGAGATGGAAAACAACGTCAAAAAGGGGGAGCTTGCTCCTGTTGCTGTGCTGGAGGAAGTGCTTGTGCGGGCAGGCGGCAAGATCGCAGCACAGCTCGACACGATACCGGCATCTTTAAAACGCCGCATACCGTCACTGACGGATTCTGACATCGGTTTCGTCAGGCGAGAAATTGCGAAGGCCCGCAACGCGGTTGCAAATCTGAACCTGGAGGATGTCGAGGCAGACGAAAATGAGGCGAAATAA
- a CDS encoding phage terminase large subunit family protein — MLVTQNRAAIARALRRGLAGFAAQEPISLREWAESHFYLSAESSYVEQRWEAWPFQRGILACIGCDDVHEVDVIKSARVGYTKILLAAVGYFAEHRRRNQVLWQPTDSARDEFVKTELDTMIRDVSVLHPIFPMREARHKDNTLLVKKFIGSMLHLRGGKSADNYRRLSVSVGYLDEFSSFDSNIDGEGDPGKLALKRLEGATFPKLVVGSTPKIKGLCLMEKRAEGADARYTYHIPCAHCDELHDLEWGGKGEPHGFKWVDGDPETVRHLCPHCGALATQGEYLAAAERGIWVGSDGTTIDQDGVFRDSEGNLIQPHLRVAFHVWTAYSPLVSWPKIVKEFMEAHKKASTGEDEELRTFWNTTLGRTWEGEIERMESDELQRRAEVEGYRSPGLDDGLVPKRCMLLLAGADIQGNRIEVGVWGVGKGGEMWVVDHQILFGNPSEDEVWTKLDELLFERRYLHEGGQQMPIYATAIDTGGHHSHAVYEYARKNRARRVYAIRGRPTGEKHIKDGVTQVDIDWRGKRVKKGVRLWYVGTNMAKDLLFGRLQVEEPGRGYVHLAADMSQEWFRQFAAEVRAVRRTAFGSRSVWTPIRKRNEVLDCCVYALWLEAHLELARKTDRWWANFAEKLGVDEPGDDPGPTETPQKTPATAGVSVSKPRTQPATGVRRAAVRTGSSSYLRSRR, encoded by the coding sequence ATGCTGGTCACGCAGAATCGAGCAGCGATTGCACGCGCTTTGCGCCGTGGCCTGGCTGGCTTTGCCGCACAAGAGCCAATTTCTTTGCGGGAGTGGGCTGAAAGTCACTTTTATCTGTCAGCTGAGTCCTCGTATGTGGAGCAGCGTTGGGAAGCCTGGCCGTTTCAGCGTGGCATTCTGGCCTGCATCGGTTGTGATGATGTTCATGAGGTGGATGTCATCAAATCGGCGCGGGTTGGTTATACCAAGATCTTGCTGGCGGCGGTTGGATACTTTGCGGAGCATAGACGACGCAACCAAGTATTGTGGCAGCCGACTGATTCGGCGCGGGATGAGTTTGTAAAAACCGAACTGGACACGATGATTCGTGACGTTTCGGTTCTTCATCCGATATTCCCCATGCGGGAGGCCAGGCACAAAGACAATACGCTTCTGGTAAAGAAGTTCATTGGCAGCATGCTTCACCTGCGCGGGGGGAAGTCAGCAGATAACTACCGTCGATTGTCGGTCAGCGTCGGGTACTTGGACGAGTTCAGCTCGTTCGATAGCAATATTGATGGGGAAGGCGATCCCGGCAAGCTCGCACTGAAGCGATTGGAGGGGGCGACATTCCCCAAGTTGGTTGTCGGTTCCACACCGAAGATCAAAGGCCTGTGCTTAATGGAAAAGCGGGCAGAGGGGGCGGACGCTCGCTATACCTACCATATCCCTTGTGCCCATTGTGACGAGCTCCATGACTTGGAGTGGGGCGGGAAGGGTGAGCCCCATGGCTTCAAGTGGGTTGATGGTGATCCTGAAACGGTGCGCCATCTTTGCCCGCATTGCGGTGCCTTGGCGACTCAAGGTGAGTATTTAGCTGCTGCAGAGCGCGGTATCTGGGTTGGGAGTGATGGGACCACCATTGATCAAGATGGCGTGTTCCGCGACTCAGAAGGTAATTTAATCCAGCCGCATCTGCGTGTTGCTTTCCACGTGTGGACCGCATATAGCCCCTTGGTTTCATGGCCCAAGATCGTTAAGGAGTTTATGGAAGCCCACAAGAAAGCATCTACTGGTGAGGATGAGGAGCTGCGTACATTCTGGAACACCACACTCGGTCGCACCTGGGAGGGTGAAATCGAGCGCATGGAGTCCGATGAGCTACAGCGCCGAGCTGAAGTTGAAGGCTACCGCTCCCCTGGTCTTGATGATGGGTTGGTCCCCAAACGATGCATGCTGTTGCTGGCGGGAGCTGACATACAGGGTAACCGTATTGAGGTTGGGGTATGGGGAGTAGGTAAGGGCGGGGAAATGTGGGTCGTAGACCACCAAATCCTATTTGGGAACCCGTCTGAGGACGAGGTGTGGACCAAGCTGGATGAGCTGCTGTTTGAACGCCGATATTTGCATGAGGGCGGGCAACAGATGCCAATCTACGCTACTGCCATCGATACGGGCGGCCACCACTCTCATGCTGTCTATGAATATGCTCGGAAGAATCGTGCACGCCGAGTATATGCGATCCGGGGACGGCCGACGGGTGAGAAGCACATCAAGGATGGTGTCACACAAGTGGACATCGACTGGCGCGGGAAGCGTGTCAAGAAAGGTGTACGGCTTTGGTACGTCGGCACCAATATGGCCAAGGATCTTTTGTTTGGGCGACTGCAGGTTGAAGAACCGGGTCGAGGCTATGTTCACTTAGCGGCAGATATGTCGCAAGAGTGGTTCAGACAGTTTGCCGCTGAAGTTCGAGCGGTGCGTCGTACCGCATTCGGCTCACGTTCAGTATGGACGCCAATTCGTAAGCGAAACGAAGTGCTCGACTGCTGTGTCTATGCGCTTTGGCTTGAGGCTCACCTTGAATTGGCCAGAAAGACAGACAGATGGTGGGCGAACTTCGCTGAGAAGCTCGGCGTTGACGAGCCTGGCGATGATCCAGGTCCCACCGAAACTCCACAGAAAACGCCCGCAACTGCGGGCGTTTCTGTTTCTAAACCACGAACACAACCGGCCACTGGTGTCAGGCGGGCTGCGGTGAGAACGGGGTCATCAAGTTACTTACGGAGCAGACGCTGA
- a CDS encoding phage head-tail joining protein, translating into MAYTREDLEAVNKAIASGVLKVRYGDKEVQYPSVNDLIRAKQHIVAELNAENGNRKPWVFRIRNKGKGV; encoded by the coding sequence ATGGCGTATACGCGTGAAGATTTGGAGGCAGTGAACAAAGCGATTGCCAGCGGTGTGCTGAAAGTTCGCTATGGGGATAAGGAGGTTCAGTATCCCTCGGTTAATGATCTGATTCGGGCCAAACAACACATTGTCGCTGAGCTCAATGCGGAGAACGGCAATCGCAAGCCTTGGGTGTTCCGTATTCGGAATAAAGGGAAGGGGGTCTGA
- a CDS encoding phage portal protein, whose product MRYQTLQQAGFVLPTRLNAASSSAYEGGSATGSRSKSWNPSAAGPNSAATGNLGIIRRRARDAVRNDPWAKTAAARWVSNVIGTGIQPYPRHPDRGVRKALKELWSDWVGESDADGLLGFYGQQALAARCLFTDGEALGRIRMRRPEDDLVVPMQIQQFEGDFLPVEETRSLANGHEIVNGVEFDRIGRRVNYHLWDRHPAEPGGLRSRALRPVPADMVVHAYPVLRPGQVRGVSELATVLLRLKTLDNFDDAVAFRQEVSNLFAGYVVTKEDESEGPDPSSFADPSIEPDADGVPLIGMEPGSVTSLPRGTDIKFASPPGAPDNYAEFMRQQLMAAFASVGMPYETTGDLRNVSDRTLRVVVNEFHRQVEQYQWGVFIHQWCRPIWNAWINAIALSGIMPMKYLERRLFRRVLWVPQGWAYFNPVQDVKANTDAVRAGFTSRSAIILSQGEDPEEVAAQIRADNDQADSDNLSLDSDSRHARNKGAELGDPSERDDDPSGA is encoded by the coding sequence ATGCGGTATCAAACATTGCAGCAGGCCGGATTTGTGTTACCTACCCGTTTGAATGCTGCCTCATCCTCTGCCTATGAGGGAGGAAGTGCAACGGGGAGCCGCTCCAAGAGTTGGAACCCCTCGGCGGCTGGCCCTAATAGTGCCGCCACGGGCAATCTTGGGATTATTCGCAGGCGAGCTCGGGATGCTGTACGTAATGATCCTTGGGCAAAAACAGCGGCTGCTCGTTGGGTCTCGAACGTTATCGGGACAGGAATTCAACCATACCCTCGACATCCTGATCGGGGGGTGCGTAAGGCGCTTAAGGAATTATGGTCAGACTGGGTAGGTGAGTCTGATGCCGATGGGCTGCTTGGCTTTTATGGTCAGCAGGCTTTAGCAGCCAGGTGCCTGTTTACCGACGGCGAGGCCCTGGGGCGGATTCGTATGCGTAGGCCGGAGGATGACCTCGTTGTCCCCATGCAGATTCAACAGTTTGAAGGGGACTTCCTGCCAGTTGAGGAAACGAGAAGTCTGGCAAATGGCCATGAAATTGTGAACGGCGTGGAGTTTGACCGCATTGGTCGGCGCGTGAACTACCACTTGTGGGATCGGCATCCCGCAGAGCCAGGTGGGCTCAGGAGTAGAGCTTTACGTCCGGTACCTGCCGATATGGTCGTTCACGCATACCCCGTCCTTCGGCCAGGTCAGGTGCGAGGTGTATCTGAGCTTGCCACTGTTCTTTTGCGACTGAAAACCTTAGATAACTTTGATGATGCCGTTGCATTCCGACAGGAGGTGTCGAATCTCTTTGCCGGTTATGTCGTCACAAAAGAGGATGAGAGCGAAGGGCCAGACCCAAGCAGTTTTGCTGATCCCAGCATAGAGCCTGATGCCGACGGTGTACCGCTGATTGGTATGGAGCCGGGGTCTGTCACCTCATTGCCTCGTGGGACAGATATTAAGTTTGCGTCGCCGCCTGGGGCGCCCGACAACTACGCGGAGTTCATGCGGCAGCAACTGATGGCCGCATTTGCATCCGTCGGTATGCCATATGAGACGACGGGGGACCTGCGCAATGTAAGCGATAGGACTCTGCGCGTCGTGGTGAACGAGTTTCACCGTCAAGTTGAGCAGTACCAGTGGGGAGTATTTATCCACCAATGGTGTCGACCAATCTGGAACGCCTGGATTAACGCTATCGCGCTGTCGGGGATTATGCCGATGAAGTACTTAGAGCGCCGGCTGTTCCGCCGTGTGCTCTGGGTTCCTCAAGGGTGGGCCTACTTCAATCCTGTGCAGGATGTAAAGGCGAACACCGATGCGGTGAGGGCTGGCTTTACGTCGCGGTCTGCAATCATTCTCTCGCAGGGCGAAGATCCCGAGGAGGTAGCAGCTCAAATTCGAGCTGATAACGATCAGGCGGATTCCGACAACTTGAGCCTGGACAGTGATTCACGCCATGCACGAAACAAAGGCGCAGAGCTTGGCGACCCGAGTGAACGTGATGATGACCCCTCTGGGGCCTGA
- a CDS encoding head maturation protease, ClpP-related, producing MAKKWLSIQAKQIGEEKVAEVRIYDEIGFWGTTAKSFVQELDAAAADATKIVVSINSPGGNVFDAFAIYNALMRHKLPVETRVDGVAASAASLVFMAGDERIMPENAMLMIHNAWIITAGTADEIRKTAEMMDKARDGIVTAYRRSGLADEKIIELMDATTWMDALEAQSMGFCSLIEGPVKLAASTDCVDILEKLGGAPFEFVATLRAQVEGEGERQPSSSTPDPVVEPKQEPSMPAAPQDASTIAAQIYAQSRERGIPQLAEAVLLSGGLGGADAATARLEAAEQIAVLCASVKLQDKAAEFVAAGLSVEQVRARLFEHVVSAADSIQISNLQRDQAPNNSSAPERSGPNHQAIYAKRKALSA from the coding sequence ATGGCTAAGAAATGGCTTTCGATTCAAGCCAAGCAGATTGGCGAAGAAAAGGTCGCCGAAGTGCGAATTTACGATGAAATCGGCTTCTGGGGGACGACTGCGAAATCGTTCGTCCAAGAGCTCGATGCAGCAGCGGCGGATGCCACCAAGATTGTTGTATCAATTAACAGTCCAGGCGGAAACGTGTTTGACGCCTTTGCTATTTACAACGCGCTGATGCGTCATAAGCTGCCTGTTGAAACCCGTGTGGATGGTGTGGCGGCTTCGGCTGCATCGCTGGTGTTCATGGCGGGCGACGAGCGCATTATGCCCGAGAACGCGATGTTGATGATTCACAATGCCTGGATTATCACGGCTGGCACGGCGGATGAGATACGCAAAACCGCTGAGATGATGGACAAGGCCCGCGATGGCATCGTCACGGCCTATCGGCGCAGTGGGCTGGCTGATGAAAAAATTATTGAGCTGATGGATGCAACTACCTGGATGGACGCCTTGGAAGCGCAGTCCATGGGGTTTTGCTCTCTCATTGAAGGGCCCGTCAAGTTGGCCGCGTCAACTGACTGCGTAGATATTTTGGAAAAATTGGGTGGGGCTCCTTTCGAGTTCGTCGCCACACTTCGTGCGCAAGTCGAGGGGGAAGGCGAACGGCAACCATCCAGTTCGACTCCAGATCCTGTTGTAGAGCCGAAGCAAGAGCCCTCTATGCCAGCAGCTCCGCAGGATGCTTCCACCATCGCTGCACAGATCTACGCCCAAAGTCGTGAGCGAGGCATCCCTCAATTGGCTGAAGCTGTTTTGTTGTCGGGTGGTCTTGGGGGCGCAGACGCGGCGACTGCTCGCCTAGAAGCCGCAGAACAGATCGCTGTCTTGTGCGCTTCGGTCAAGCTTCAGGATAAGGCAGCAGAGTTTGTGGCGGCGGGCTTGTCGGTTGAGCAGGTACGTGCCCGACTTTTTGAGCATGTAGTGAGTGCTGCTGACTCCATACAGATCAGCAATTTGCAGCGCGACCAAGCCCCCAATAATTCATCGGCCCCGGAGCGGAGCGGGCCGAATCACCAGGCGATCTACGCCAAGCGTAAAGCCCTCTCCGCATAA
- a CDS encoding head decoration protein, whose translation MPFIEQKPRTADFLLSEANGSRSRETGEMAPTTTAIYAGQVLALNADGRYVPFAGKGDEPDSPVKAVGVLYANVPASDEPQAVVVIRRDAEVAGELLFGLDADASANLKDVGVIVRI comes from the coding sequence ATGCCTTTTATTGAACAGAAACCCCGCACAGCAGATTTCCTGCTGTCAGAAGCCAACGGTTCCCGCTCCCGCGAGACTGGGGAAATGGCCCCCACGACAACAGCTATTTATGCCGGTCAGGTCTTGGCTTTGAATGCCGATGGCCGCTATGTCCCATTTGCGGGCAAGGGCGATGAACCGGACTCTCCCGTTAAGGCGGTCGGCGTGCTGTATGCCAATGTACCCGCATCCGATGAGCCTCAGGCTGTGGTGGTTATTCGGCGCGACGCTGAGGTGGCTGGTGAGCTGCTTTTTGGCCTGGATGCTGACGCTTCCGCGAACTTGAAAGATGTCGGCGTGATCGTTCGCATTTAA
- a CDS encoding major capsid protein — translation MADINIFQDEAFSVPNLTAAINETPHVPGRIGALQLFEEEGIPTTVAQIEYDGQTVGLVAAKPRGSEGTPVVLTGRRVIPINTVHLPEHSTMLADEIQGIRAFGSESELETAESRVQKYLKKHRFQLDLTHEHHRLGAIKGKILDSDGKTVLLDIYDTFGITQAEYNMELGTVGTIVRTKCSDVLDKIEDALGAAPMRGARALCGKNFWNSLIEHKSVRETFLNTQQAAELRGKAPDSFELGGITFERYRGRVAGKPFVGDDEAYAFPEGVPDFFITRFAPADYMETVNTDGLPYYSRVEPLRLGKGLYIESQSNPLHISTRPKAIIKLLRA, via the coding sequence ATGGCAGATATCAATATTTTTCAGGATGAGGCGTTTTCTGTCCCTAACTTGACCGCAGCGATCAACGAAACACCACATGTCCCTGGTCGCATTGGCGCTTTGCAGTTGTTCGAGGAAGAAGGCATTCCGACGACGGTCGCTCAAATTGAGTATGACGGTCAAACTGTCGGATTGGTCGCCGCCAAGCCACGTGGCAGTGAGGGCACGCCCGTAGTGCTGACGGGTCGCCGGGTTATCCCAATCAATACGGTCCACTTGCCAGAGCACTCGACCATGTTGGCTGACGAAATCCAAGGGATTCGTGCGTTTGGCTCCGAGTCCGAGCTGGAGACGGCAGAATCGCGTGTACAGAAATACTTGAAGAAACACCGTTTTCAGCTGGATCTGACCCATGAGCACCATCGCTTAGGTGCCATTAAGGGGAAAATTCTTGATTCCGATGGCAAGACGGTCCTTTTGGATATCTACGATACGTTTGGCATCACGCAGGCCGAGTACAACATGGAGCTCGGTACTGTCGGCACCATCGTACGTACGAAGTGTTCCGACGTGCTGGACAAGATTGAAGACGCTTTAGGTGCCGCGCCGATGCGGGGAGCTCGGGCTCTGTGCGGCAAAAATTTCTGGAACTCGCTGATCGAGCACAAAAGCGTGCGCGAGACATTTCTGAATACTCAGCAGGCGGCTGAGCTGCGCGGCAAAGCGCCTGACAGTTTTGAGCTCGGTGGCATTACTTTCGAGCGCTATCGTGGTCGTGTAGCTGGCAAACCGTTTGTTGGTGATGACGAGGCATACGCTTTTCCTGAGGGCGTACCCGATTTCTTCATTACGCGATTCGCACCTGCTGATTACATGGAAACCGTGAATACCGACGGCTTGCCGTACTACAGCCGTGTGGAGCCCTTGCGGCTGGGTAAGGGGTTGTACATTGAAAGTCAATCCAATCCATTGCATATTTCCACTCGCCCTAAGGCCATTATCAAATTGTTGCGAGCCTAA
- a CDS encoding head-tail joining protein: MWDNSVFDRAFDQAGMRQTVVRLVDGQPASKPFQARFDRPQQIVLDGEAHTTEYSIEFTTSDLQPPLEYGNVLRVEVSKEQFQDFRVKQEPLVQGDGYWTRAELGIIK, from the coding sequence ATGTGGGACAACTCGGTCTTTGATCGGGCTTTTGATCAGGCGGGCATGCGTCAAACCGTTGTTCGCCTGGTCGATGGGCAGCCTGCAAGTAAGCCGTTCCAGGCTCGCTTTGATCGTCCTCAGCAGATTGTTCTCGATGGCGAGGCTCACACCACCGAGTATTCGATTGAGTTCACAACATCGGACTTACAGCCTCCGCTTGAGTATGGCAATGTGCTGCGGGTGGAAGTCTCTAAGGAGCAGTTTCAGGACTTCCGCGTGAAACAAGAGCCGTTGGTCCAAGGTGACGGCTACTGGACCAGAGCAGAGTTGGGGATCATCAAGTGA
- a CDS encoding phage tail tube protein, whose product MAKSAKKTLLMAKLQTAAGTEAVPTGATDSILLRNLTATPLSTETVERALLRPYMGNSGQIVTSVYTQIEGEVELAGSGTPGKVPAWGGLLRGCGFAEVVEDTEVTYTPVSDDFEMLTLHYYLDGLFHKITDARGTVSFDISAKGIPFMRFRFMGVYHPITDKAAPTDVDFSAFQTPLGVNKKNTPQWSLGGYSGCLQSLNLDLANSLVWRSLISCEGAEITDRQPTGQISLELPKIADLNWPEMVRNAVLQPLSITHGTQPGNIVTLSAPGAQLSEPSYSEADNVAMLGMNMSMQPGQGNDEIKVVVS is encoded by the coding sequence ATGGCTAAGTCTGCCAAGAAAACACTGTTGATGGCCAAGCTGCAGACTGCAGCAGGTACAGAGGCAGTACCGACCGGTGCAACAGATTCGATTCTGCTGCGCAATCTTACGGCTACACCGCTGAGCACGGAAACCGTTGAGCGTGCCTTGCTGCGTCCTTACATGGGTAACTCGGGGCAGATTGTCACCTCCGTGTATACGCAGATTGAAGGCGAGGTAGAACTAGCCGGTTCGGGTACGCCTGGGAAAGTGCCGGCATGGGGTGGCCTGTTGCGGGGCTGCGGGTTTGCCGAGGTCGTTGAAGATACGGAAGTGACCTACACGCCGGTATCTGACGATTTCGAGATGCTGACGTTGCATTACTACCTTGATGGCTTGTTCCACAAGATTACGGATGCGCGGGGCACCGTGTCTTTTGACATCAGTGCCAAAGGCATCCCGTTCATGCGCTTCCGATTTATGGGTGTGTACCACCCGATTACCGATAAAGCCGCGCCCACTGATGTTGACTTCAGCGCGTTCCAGACTCCGCTGGGTGTGAACAAAAAGAACACACCGCAATGGAGCCTGGGTGGCTACAGCGGTTGCTTGCAGTCCTTGAATCTGGATCTGGCCAACTCGCTGGTTTGGCGCTCCCTGATTAGCTGCGAAGGCGCGGAAATTACCGACCGCCAGCCCACCGGCCAAATCTCTCTGGAACTGCCGAAGATCGCTGATTTGAATTGGCCTGAAATGGTGCGAAACGCAGTGCTGCAGCCGCTTTCAATCACTCATGGCACTCAGCCAGGCAACATCGTCACTCTCAGCGCACCAGGTGCGCAACTGAGTGAGCCCTCGTACTCCGAGGCAGACAACGTAGCCATGCTGGGCATGAACATGAGCATGCAGCCTGGGCAGGGCAACGACGAAATCAAAGTCGTCGTTTCTTAA